Sequence from the Microcoleus sp. FACHB-831 genome:
TTGAAGGTCTAGAAATAGACCCAGTGGATGAAGCAAATCCTCATTTGCTGCACGCCGATGCAAGTGCGATTGTAGCCAGAGAAGAGTTTGGAGTGAAAGATGAAGAAGTGTTGCAGGCGATCGCGAATCACACCTTGGGAAGACCTGGGATGAGTCCGCTAAGTTGTATCGTGTTTCTAGCTGACAGTTTAGAACTAGGCCGAGGCAAGACGCCTGAATTAGAGGCTCTACGGCAGACAGCCCAGCAAAAGCTTTATCAAGCAGTTTGGTTAACCTGTGACTATTCTTTCAAATATCTGCTCAATACACATTTGTTAATTCATCCGCGCATGATATTGACCCGGAATTGGGCAATACAAATGGCAAGCCTTAAACAGCAAGCGGATAAGCAAACTATAAACTGTAAGGGATGAAGGATTGAAGCTAAGCTCAAAGGTGCAGATAAAAGAATATCAGCCTTTTTCTTATACTTCACAAGTGCTGCTAAAGCGTTAAAAAAAGTGCTGTAGCAGCAAAATTGATTAATTGTTGAAACATTTTTACTGGGTTTAAAGCAAGGAAGTAGGAAATTAATGTCAGAAACTTTAAAAATTTCAGCTTTTTCACCATCCACAGCAGTCGCAGCAAATGCAGAAGAAGAGGCGACGAGCCAGCAATTAGCCTTGACCA
This genomic interval carries:
- the yqeK gene encoding bis(5'-nucleosyl)-tetraphosphatase (symmetrical) YqeK; its protein translation is MRHQVLAWLADNVPASRLQHILGVEQMAIELAGRYNLDVEKAAAAGLMHDLAKYFKPAQLLQMAKVEGLEIDPVDEANPHLLHADASAIVAREEFGVKDEEVLQAIANHTLGRPGMSPLSCIVFLADSLELGRGKTPELEALRQTAQQKLYQAVWLTCDYSFKYLLNTHLLIHPRMILTRNWAIQMASLKQQADKQTINCKG